One window from the genome of Sphaerotilus microaerophilus encodes:
- the gltA gene encoding citrate synthase, with the protein MTPSDVKATLSFSDGSAPMDLPIYKGTVGPDVIDIRKLYGQTGKFTYDPGFLSTASCNSTITYIDGDKGELLYRGYPIEQLAEQCDYLDTCYLLLYGDLPNGDQRGTFHKRVLNHTMVNEQMQFFLRGFRRDAHPMAVMTGLVGALSAFYHDSTDINNPEHREIAAIRLIAKMPTLVAMAYKYSVGQPYMYPRNELSYAGNFMRMMFATPCEDYKVNPVIERALDRIFILHADHEQNASTSTVRLCGSSGTNPFAAIAAGVACLWGPSHGGANEACLNMLEEIQAMGGVAKVGEFMEQVKDKNSGVKLMGFGHRVYKNYDPRAKLMRETCHEVLNELGLHDDPLFKLAMSLEKIALEDDYFVARKLYPNVDFYSGIVQRAIGIPVQLFTAIFALARTVGWIAQLNEMIADPEYKIGRPRQLFVGAATRNVKPLNER; encoded by the coding sequence TGCCGATCTACAAGGGCACCGTCGGCCCGGACGTGATCGACATCCGCAAGCTCTACGGCCAGACCGGCAAGTTCACCTACGACCCCGGTTTCCTGTCCACCGCGTCGTGCAACTCCACCATCACCTACATCGACGGTGACAAGGGCGAGCTGCTGTACCGCGGCTACCCCATCGAGCAGCTGGCCGAGCAGTGCGACTACCTCGACACCTGCTACCTGCTGCTGTACGGCGATCTGCCCAACGGTGACCAGCGTGGCACGTTCCACAAGCGTGTGCTCAACCACACGATGGTGAACGAGCAGATGCAGTTCTTCCTGCGCGGTTTCCGCCGTGACGCGCACCCGATGGCGGTCATGACCGGCTTGGTGGGCGCCCTGTCGGCCTTCTATCACGACAGCACGGACATCAACAATCCCGAGCACCGCGAGATCGCGGCGATCCGCCTGATCGCCAAGATGCCCACGCTCGTGGCGATGGCCTACAAGTACAGCGTCGGCCAGCCCTACATGTACCCGCGCAACGAGCTGTCGTACGCCGGCAACTTCATGCGCATGATGTTCGCCACTCCCTGCGAGGACTACAAGGTCAACCCGGTCATCGAGCGTGCGCTGGACCGCATCTTCATCCTGCACGCCGACCACGAGCAGAACGCCTCCACCTCGACGGTGCGCCTGTGCGGCTCGTCGGGCACCAACCCGTTTGCCGCCATCGCGGCTGGCGTGGCCTGCCTGTGGGGTCCCTCGCACGGTGGCGCCAACGAAGCCTGCCTGAACATGCTGGAAGAGATCCAGGCCATGGGCGGCGTGGCCAAGGTCGGCGAGTTCATGGAGCAGGTGAAGGACAAGAACTCCGGCGTCAAGCTGATGGGCTTCGGTCACCGCGTGTACAAGAACTATGACCCGCGCGCCAAGCTGATGCGTGAGACCTGCCACGAGGTGCTCAACGAGCTCGGCCTGCACGACGACCCGCTGTTCAAGCTGGCGATGTCGCTGGAAAAGATCGCGCTGGAAGACGACTACTTCGTTGCCCGCAAGCTCTACCCGAACGTCGACTTCTACTCCGGCATCGTGCAGCGCGCCATCGGCATCCCGGTGCAGCTGTTCACCGCGATCTTCGCGCTGGCCCGCACGGTCGGCTGGATCGCCCAGCTCAACGAGATGATCGCCGACCCCGAGTACAAGATCGGCCGTCCGCGCCAGCTCTTCGTCGGCGCGGCCACCCGCAACGTCAAGCCGCTGAACGAGCGCTGA
- a CDS encoding branched-chain amino acid ABC transporter substrate-binding protein yields MMSPIRIAAMLALAGAAGSTFAQQTLVVKIGHVAALSGGAAHLGRDNENGARMAIDELNAKGVLIGGKKARFELMAEDDAGDPKQGTAAAQKLVDSKVNGVVGHLNSGTAIPAAKIYSDAGIPQIAPSVTNPKYTRQGFKTTFRMVADDAQLGGTLGRYAVQQLKAKQVAVIDDRTAYGQGVASEFEKAAKAAGATIVKHEFTTDKATDFTGILTSIKGARPDVVFYGGMDAVAGPMIRQMKQLGIKTKFMGGDGVCTGELPKLASGALADGEVICAIAGGVETAQKPGFDKFKADFKKKFGAEVQIYSPYTYDATMAMAAAMVKAGSADPAKYLPVLASISHPGVTGTIAFDEKGDIRNGALTLYTYKGSERAELAVVR; encoded by the coding sequence ATGATGTCCCCCATCCGAATCGCCGCGATGCTGGCGCTGGCCGGCGCTGCCGGCAGCACCTTTGCCCAACAAACCCTGGTGGTCAAGATCGGCCACGTGGCCGCCCTCAGCGGGGGGGCCGCCCACCTGGGGCGTGACAACGAGAACGGCGCCCGCATGGCCATCGACGAGCTGAACGCCAAGGGCGTCCTGATCGGTGGCAAGAAGGCCCGCTTCGAGCTGATGGCCGAAGACGATGCCGGCGACCCGAAGCAGGGCACGGCCGCGGCCCAGAAGCTGGTCGACTCCAAGGTCAACGGCGTGGTCGGCCACCTGAACTCGGGCACCGCGATCCCTGCGGCGAAGATCTACTCGGACGCCGGCATCCCGCAGATCGCGCCGTCGGTGACGAACCCGAAGTACACCCGCCAGGGCTTCAAGACCACCTTCCGCATGGTGGCCGATGACGCGCAGCTGGGCGGCACGCTGGGCCGCTACGCAGTGCAGCAGCTCAAGGCAAAGCAAGTGGCGGTGATCGACGACCGCACCGCCTACGGCCAGGGCGTGGCCAGCGAGTTCGAGAAGGCGGCCAAGGCGGCCGGCGCGACCATCGTCAAGCACGAGTTCACCACCGACAAGGCCACTGACTTCACCGGCATCCTCACGTCGATCAAGGGCGCCCGCCCGGACGTGGTGTTCTACGGCGGCATGGACGCTGTGGCCGGCCCGATGATCCGCCAGATGAAGCAGCTGGGCATCAAGACCAAGTTCATGGGCGGTGATGGCGTGTGCACCGGCGAGCTGCCCAAGCTGGCCAGCGGTGCACTGGCCGACGGCGAGGTGATCTGCGCGATCGCCGGCGGCGTCGAGACGGCCCAGAAACCGGGGTTCGACAAGTTCAAGGCCGACTTCAAGAAGAAGTTTGGCGCTGAGGTGCAAATCTACTCGCCCTACACCTACGATGCCACGATGGCGATGGCCGCCGCGATGGTGAAGGCGGGCTCGGCCGATCCGGCCAAGTACCTGCCGGTGCTGGCGTCGATCAGCCACCCGGGCGTGACGGGCACGATCGCCTTCGACGAGAAGGGTGACATCCGCAACGGCGCCCTGACGCTGTACACCTACAAAGGCAGCGAGCGCGCCGAGCTGGCCGTGGTCCGCTGA
- the rsxB gene encoding electron transport complex subunit RsxB, producing MPENTPAPTASAEAINALLPQTQCTRCGYDDCRAYAQAVAVGDAAINRCPPGGAEGIARLASLTGQAAAALDPSCGTETERTVVWIDEAWCIGCTLCILACPMDCIVGANKRMHTVVEPDCTGCELCLPVCPVDCIQVESATPSRTGWQAWSPAQASAAKQRYDARQARQQRLSASHAEALAAKAQHKLAHLAELTKANSPAELDRKRSIIEAALARARQRRAPT from the coding sequence ATGCCCGAGAACACACCTGCCCCGACGGCCAGCGCCGAAGCGATCAATGCCCTGCTGCCGCAGACCCAGTGCACCCGCTGCGGCTATGACGACTGCCGGGCCTACGCCCAGGCCGTCGCGGTGGGCGACGCCGCCATCAACCGCTGCCCCCCAGGGGGCGCAGAGGGCATTGCACGCCTCGCATCACTCACCGGTCAGGCCGCTGCAGCCCTTGATCCGTCGTGTGGCACAGAGACCGAACGCACCGTCGTCTGGATCGACGAGGCCTGGTGCATCGGCTGCACCCTGTGCATCCTGGCCTGCCCGATGGACTGCATCGTCGGCGCCAACAAGCGCATGCACACCGTCGTCGAGCCGGACTGCACGGGCTGCGAACTCTGCCTGCCCGTCTGCCCGGTGGACTGCATCCAGGTCGAATCCGCCACGCCAAGCCGCACCGGCTGGCAGGCCTGGAGCCCAGCGCAGGCCAGCGCCGCGAAACAGCGCTACGACGCGCGCCAAGCCCGCCAGCAACGCCTCTCGGCCAGCCATGCCGAGGCCCTGGCGGCCAAGGCACAGCACAAGCTTGCCCACCTGGCCGAACTCACCAAGGCCAACTCACCCGCTGAGCTCGATCGCAAGCGCAGCATCATCGAAGCCGCCCTGGCCCGCGCACGCCAGCGCCGCGCCCCCACCTGA
- a CDS encoding TMEM165/GDT1 family protein gives MTLEALAISTGVVALGEIGDKTQLLALLLAARFRKPVPIILGILVATLANHAGAAALGDWLTQLIDPQWMRWILGASFLAVAAWMLIPDEADEVEGGGSGRWGVFGLTVVAFFLAEMGDKTQIATVMLAAKYHSLVTVTAGTTLGMMIANVPAVMLGERATKFVPMHVVHRIAAVVFAVLGVLVLLGVGT, from the coding sequence ATGACCCTCGAAGCCCTGGCCATCTCCACCGGCGTGGTCGCGCTCGGGGAGATCGGCGACAAGACCCAGCTGCTCGCCCTGCTGCTCGCGGCACGCTTTCGCAAGCCCGTGCCCATCATCCTGGGCATCCTGGTGGCCACGCTGGCCAACCACGCCGGCGCCGCCGCGCTGGGTGACTGGCTCACCCAGCTGATCGATCCGCAGTGGATGCGCTGGATCCTCGGCGCCTCCTTCCTGGCCGTCGCCGCCTGGATGCTGATCCCCGACGAAGCCGACGAGGTGGAGGGCGGCGGCAGCGGCCGCTGGGGCGTGTTCGGGCTGACGGTGGTGGCCTTCTTCCTCGCCGAAATGGGCGACAAGACCCAGATCGCCACCGTGATGCTCGCCGCCAAGTACCACAGCCTGGTCACCGTGACCGCCGGCACCACGCTGGGCATGATGATCGCCAACGTCCCCGCGGTGATGCTCGGCGAACGCGCCACGAAGTTCGTGCCGATGCACGTGGTGCACCGCATCGCAGCCGTGGTGTTCGCCGTGCTGGGTGTGCTGGTGCTGCTTGGCGTGGGCACCTGA
- a CDS encoding transglutaminaseTgpA domain-containing protein encodes MTGWLSRAGRGGLHSHRPGGAGLGREARDTLFLLGVIGWTLLPQLAHVPLWCALYAAAALLWRGWIALRARTLPGRRWLLLALAVAAAGTVWSHSSLLGKEAGLTLLVLLAALKTLELRARRDAVVVFFLGFVLVLAAFLRSQSLAVALAMGPAVLGLLMALALAHMPGGHPSLRSVLGLTLRSAALGTPVIVLLFLFFPRLPPLWGLPGAGAGQTGLSDELQLGQVAELASDERLAMRVEFLGAPVPPRELLYFRGPVLRRYDGQRWRADDGGISLAPLPGQLAGLTLAAPPLQVELDSPLRYIATLEPSRLTSLPLLEFTPEVPPIAGLEERPALRDDLHWQTRQPLTERVRVQAQAFLTLRHVGAKAADADSRVKDDERTLPAGAHPRTRAWAAALRAQPGLADAPPQRFPVQASEAVLAHIRRAGYAYTLAPGLPGDTDAVDSFWLDQREGFCEHYAAAYVVVMRALGVPARIVTGYQGGRLNPVDGLLEIRQSDAHAWAEIWLPDTGWTRVDPTAAVAPERIRLGQRLRAPPGLIAGTLAQVDPALIEHLRQLWSAADHRWNDWVLQYGRQRQQDLLRDIGWDAPDLYSAARTLLTALATLGLAGAAWAAWDGWRSRRRAPWLRALAAVQAELARRGLTEAPRLPARGLADAVQRHWGTDGEALAGALRQLDACRYGPADQPASHPPLWRLNRDLRQALRSLPR; translated from the coding sequence ATGACGGGCTGGCTTTCGCGAGCCGGCCGGGGCGGCCTGCATTCGCACCGCCCCGGTGGTGCCGGCCTGGGCCGGGAGGCGCGCGACACGCTCTTCCTGCTCGGCGTGATCGGCTGGACCCTGCTGCCGCAGCTCGCCCACGTGCCGCTGTGGTGTGCGCTCTACGCGGCGGCGGCCTTGCTGTGGCGCGGCTGGATCGCCCTGCGCGCTCGCACCCTGCCCGGCCGCCGCTGGCTGCTGCTGGCACTGGCCGTGGCGGCAGCCGGCACCGTCTGGAGCCACAGCAGCCTGCTCGGCAAGGAGGCCGGCCTGACGCTGCTGGTGCTGCTGGCCGCGCTGAAGACGCTGGAGCTGCGCGCCCGGCGCGATGCGGTGGTGGTGTTCTTCCTCGGCTTCGTGCTGGTGCTGGCGGCCTTCCTGCGCTCGCAGTCGCTCGCGGTGGCGCTGGCGATGGGCCCCGCGGTGCTCGGCCTGCTGATGGCCCTGGCGCTGGCGCACATGCCGGGCGGGCACCCCAGCCTGCGCTCGGTGCTGGGCCTGACGCTGCGCAGCGCCGCGCTGGGCACGCCGGTGATCGTGCTGCTGTTCCTGTTCTTCCCACGCCTGCCGCCGCTGTGGGGCCTGCCGGGCGCGGGGGCCGGCCAGACCGGTCTGTCCGACGAGCTACAGCTCGGCCAGGTGGCCGAGCTGGCCAGCGACGAACGCCTGGCGATGCGGGTCGAATTCCTCGGCGCCCCGGTGCCCCCGCGCGAGCTGCTCTACTTCCGCGGCCCCGTGCTGCGCCGCTACGACGGGCAGCGCTGGCGGGCCGACGATGGCGGCATCAGCCTGGCCCCCCTGCCCGGCCAGCTGGCCGGATTGACGCTGGCCGCGCCGCCGCTGCAGGTCGAGCTCGACAGCCCGCTGCGCTACATCGCCACGCTGGAACCCAGCCGGCTGACCAGCCTGCCGTTGCTGGAATTCACGCCAGAAGTACCGCCGATCGCCGGGCTGGAGGAGCGCCCCGCGCTGCGCGACGACCTGCACTGGCAGACCCGCCAGCCACTGACCGAGCGGGTGCGCGTGCAGGCGCAGGCCTTCCTGACGCTGCGCCACGTGGGAGCCAAGGCGGCCGATGCGGACAGCCGGGTCAAGGACGACGAACGCACGCTGCCCGCTGGCGCGCACCCACGCACCCGCGCCTGGGCCGCGGCCCTGCGCGCCCAGCCGGGCCTGGCCGACGCGCCGCCGCAGCGCTTCCCCGTCCAGGCCAGCGAGGCGGTGCTGGCGCACATCCGCCGCGCCGGCTATGCCTATACCCTCGCCCCCGGCCTGCCGGGCGACACCGATGCGGTCGACAGCTTCTGGCTCGACCAACGCGAAGGCTTCTGCGAGCACTACGCCGCCGCCTACGTGGTGGTGATGCGCGCGCTCGGCGTGCCCGCGCGCATCGTCACCGGCTACCAGGGCGGGCGCCTCAACCCGGTCGACGGCCTGCTGGAGATCCGGCAAAGCGACGCCCATGCCTGGGCCGAGATCTGGCTGCCCGACACCGGCTGGACGCGGGTGGACCCGACGGCCGCCGTCGCGCCCGAGCGCATCCGGCTCGGCCAGCGCCTGCGAGCGCCACCCGGCCTCATTGCCGGCACGCTGGCCCAGGTCGACCCGGCACTGATCGAACACCTGCGCCAGCTCTGGAGCGCCGCCGACCACCGCTGGAACGACTGGGTGCTGCAATACGGCCGTCAGCGCCAGCAGGACCTGCTGCGCGACATCGGCTGGGACGCACCCGACCTCTACAGCGCGGCGCGCACCCTGCTGACCGCCCTGGCGACGCTGGGCCTGGCCGGCGCCGCGTGGGCGGCCTGGGACGGCTGGCGCAGCCGGCGCCGCGCGCCCTGGCTGCGCGCCCTCGCGGCCGTGCAGGCCGAGCTGGCCCGGCGGGGCCTCACCGAGGCGCCGCGTCTGCCTGCCCGTGGCCTGGCCGACGCGGTGCAGCGCCACTGGGGAACGGACGGCGAGGCACTCGCTGGCGCGCTGCGGCAGCTCGACGCCTGCCGCTATGGTCCGGCCGACCAGCCCGCCTCCCACCCCCCGCTCTGGCGTCTCAACCGGGACCTGCGCCAGGCGCTGCGCAGCCTGCCCCGCTGA
- a CDS encoding DUF58 domain-containing protein, whose product MAVWPALRRRWQTWWDTRHPRSDRLLLTQRNVYILPTGAGWLFAVLLLTLLLASINYQLNLGYLLTFALAGIGLSSMHSTHANLRGLQLLAQAGEPVFVGEAASLRITLSEAAPSARSRWSVRRARRPRHGIGLRLSPSGTHSGFATRGSEGWTWADLSAGGEGRVLLAQVLPRRGWQGCGSVALETRFPFGLFRAWAVWHPAGRWLAWPAPEAPVPPLPWQAAHPGEQANVGNSPALAADEPLGLRAWRRGDPMSQVHWKRSAQALAGDGSLVSRETGGHPPDDLQLDWSALTGLDAERRLARLTAWVLAAEQAGVPYTLHLPGSRLEAGLGPGQRREALQRLACWGQPGETSP is encoded by the coding sequence ATGGCGGTCTGGCCGGCCCTGCGCCGCCGCTGGCAGACCTGGTGGGACACCCGGCACCCGCGCAGCGACCGCCTGCTGCTCACGCAGCGCAACGTCTACATCCTGCCCACCGGCGCGGGCTGGCTCTTCGCCGTGCTGCTGCTGACGCTGCTGCTGGCCTCGATCAACTACCAGCTCAACCTCGGCTACCTGCTCACCTTCGCGCTGGCCGGCATCGGCCTGAGCTCGATGCACAGCACCCACGCCAACCTGCGCGGCTTGCAGCTGCTGGCCCAGGCGGGTGAGCCGGTGTTCGTGGGCGAGGCGGCCAGCCTGCGCATCACGCTCAGTGAGGCGGCCCCGTCGGCCCGCAGCCGATGGTCGGTTCGCCGGGCCCGTCGGCCGCGCCACGGCATCGGCCTGCGCCTGAGCCCCAGCGGCACGCACAGCGGCTTCGCCACCCGCGGCAGCGAGGGCTGGACCTGGGCCGACCTGAGCGCCGGCGGCGAGGGCCGCGTGCTGCTGGCCCAGGTGCTGCCGCGGCGCGGCTGGCAGGGCTGCGGCAGCGTGGCGCTGGAAACGCGCTTTCCCTTCGGCCTGTTCCGCGCTTGGGCGGTGTGGCACCCGGCGGGCCGCTGGCTGGCCTGGCCGGCGCCCGAAGCCCCGGTGCCGCCGCTGCCCTGGCAGGCGGCGCACCCAGGCGAACAGGCCAACGTGGGCAACAGCCCGGCACTGGCCGCCGACGAGCCCCTCGGCCTGCGCGCCTGGCGGCGGGGCGACCCGATGAGCCAGGTGCACTGGAAGCGCAGCGCCCAGGCCCTGGCCGGCGACGGCAGCCTGGTCAGCCGCGAGACCGGCGGGCACCCGCCCGATGACCTGCAGCTGGACTGGTCCGCCCTCACCGGGCTGGACGCCGAGCGGCGCCTGGCGCGCCTGACCGCCTGGGTGCTGGCGGCCGAGCAGGCCGGCGTGCCCTACACCCTGCACCTGCCAGGCAGCCGGCTGGAGGCGGGCCTCGGCCCCGGCCAGCGCCGCGAGGCCCTGCAACGGCTGGCCTGCTGGGGCCAGCCTGGGGAGACCTCGCCATGA
- a CDS encoding AAA family ATPase, whose translation MQDQVHKHLTQQTSQQLNRLLEQVGSIVVGKPTQIRHGVACLLAGGHLLIEDLPGVGKTTLAHALAQSFGLAFARVQFTADLMPSDLIGVSIYERAREGFVFHQGPVFTQVLLADEINRAGPRTQSALLEAMEEHQVSCDGQTRALPEPFFVIATQNPGDQLGTYPLPESQLDRFLMRIQLGYPDRVAERSLLAGEDRRGWLARLQPVMTPAELRSVQDSVRAVHVAEPLLDYVQALLAETRSGRWFRQGLSPRAGLALLRVARAHALLQGQGHVSPDDVQAVAVPALAHRLVPVPGAGRGAGEQVTAMIEALGLV comes from the coding sequence ATGCAGGACCAAGTTCACAAGCACCTGACACAGCAAACCAGCCAGCAGCTTAACCGGCTGCTGGAGCAGGTCGGCAGCATCGTCGTCGGCAAGCCAACGCAGATCCGCCATGGCGTGGCCTGCCTGCTCGCCGGGGGCCATCTTCTCATCGAAGACCTGCCCGGCGTCGGCAAGACCACCCTGGCGCATGCGCTCGCGCAATCCTTCGGACTGGCGTTCGCCCGCGTCCAGTTCACCGCGGACCTGATGCCCAGTGACTTGATCGGCGTCAGTATTTACGAGCGCGCGCGCGAGGGCTTTGTCTTTCATCAGGGTCCGGTGTTCACGCAGGTGCTGCTGGCCGATGAGATCAACCGCGCCGGCCCGCGCACGCAGAGCGCGTTGCTCGAGGCCATGGAGGAGCACCAGGTCAGCTGCGACGGGCAGACCCGCGCACTGCCGGAACCCTTCTTCGTCATCGCCACGCAGAATCCCGGTGACCAGCTCGGCACCTACCCGCTGCCCGAGAGCCAGCTCGACCGCTTCCTGATGCGCATCCAGCTGGGCTACCCCGACCGCGTCGCCGAGCGCAGCCTGCTGGCCGGCGAGGACCGGCGCGGGTGGCTGGCGCGCCTGCAGCCGGTGATGACCCCCGCCGAGCTGCGCAGCGTCCAGGACAGCGTGCGCGCGGTGCACGTGGCCGAGCCGCTGCTGGACTATGTGCAGGCCCTGCTGGCCGAGACGCGCTCGGGCCGCTGGTTCCGCCAGGGCCTGTCGCCGCGCGCCGGCCTGGCATTGCTGCGGGTGGCGCGTGCGCACGCGCTGCTGCAGGGCCAGGGCCACGTCAGCCCGGACGACGTGCAGGCCGTCGCGGTGCCAGCGCTGGCGCATCGCCTGGTGCCGGTGCCCGGCGCTGGCCGCGGTGCCGGCGAGCAGGTCACGGCCATGATCGAGGCGCTGGGGTTGGTGTGA
- a CDS encoding histone deacetylase family protein — MTTAYFTHPDCRGHDMGAGHPECPQRLDAIEDHLLATGLDIALTRMDPPLARHEDLMLAHSERYLLELDEFLRQAVETGEHKALDPDTTVCPGTRQAMLRSAGAAVAATDAVIDGRAINAFCAIRPPGHHATRSEAMGFCFYNNVAIAARHALDVRGLKRVAIIDFDVHHGNGTEDIVAGDDRILMVSFFQDQLYPYSGGVPLGDNMVNVAVPAYTRGMEIRELIDANWMPALERFKPEMIFISAGFDAHREDDLGQLGLVEADYAWITQRLVDLAERHCKNRIVSCLEGGYVLSSLARSVAAHLRVLAGV, encoded by the coding sequence ATGACGACTGCCTACTTCACGCACCCGGATTGCCGCGGCCACGACATGGGCGCGGGCCACCCGGAGTGCCCGCAACGCCTGGATGCGATCGAGGACCACCTGCTGGCCACCGGCCTGGACATTGCACTCACCCGCATGGACCCGCCGCTGGCGCGCCACGAGGACCTGATGCTGGCGCACTCGGAGCGCTACCTGCTTGAGCTCGACGAGTTCCTGCGCCAGGCGGTCGAGACGGGTGAGCACAAGGCGCTGGACCCGGACACCACCGTGTGTCCCGGCACCCGCCAGGCGATGCTGCGCTCGGCCGGTGCGGCCGTGGCGGCCACCGATGCGGTGATCGACGGCCGTGCCATCAACGCGTTCTGCGCCATCCGCCCGCCCGGCCACCACGCCACGCGCTCGGAGGCGATGGGGTTCTGCTTCTACAACAACGTTGCGATCGCGGCGCGCCATGCGCTGGACGTGCGCGGCCTCAAGCGCGTGGCGATCATCGACTTCGACGTGCACCACGGCAATGGCACCGAGGACATCGTGGCCGGTGACGACCGCATCCTGATGGTCAGCTTCTTCCAGGACCAGCTCTACCCCTACAGCGGTGGCGTGCCGCTGGGCGACAACATGGTCAACGTGGCGGTGCCGGCCTACACGCGCGGCATGGAGATCCGCGAGCTGATCGACGCCAACTGGATGCCCGCGCTGGAGCGCTTCAAGCCCGAGATGATCTTCATCTCCGCCGGCTTCGACGCCCACCGCGAGGACGACCTGGGCCAGCTCGGCTTGGTCGAGGCCGACTACGCCTGGATCACCCAGCGCCTGGTGGACCTGGCCGAACGCCACTGCAAGAACCGCATCGTCTCCTGCCTGGAGGGCGGCTACGTGCTCAGCTCGCTGGCGCGCAGCGTGGCCGCGCACCTGCGCGTGCTGGCGGGGGTCTGA
- a CDS encoding energy transducer TonB translates to MAAASLLAHLGLLGLLTGEPPSAGRRPADGAASSRPRSVLVRSTPVPDDASAPVPPPAIERAAEPPPHAAPHDEAPSAETAASSPHQTPSQTPALAGPALAGPDDGAEYLPRSALSVVPQPLGEVLLTYPPGAPPGRHRGELTLFIDEQGSVQRVRIDSGEAELPVVFQEAARQAFLAARFTPGELQGRAVKARMRIAVEFEATEAPEGAEDRGPR, encoded by the coding sequence TTGGCCGCTGCGTCGCTGCTGGCTCACCTGGGCCTGCTGGGCCTGCTCACTGGCGAGCCACCATCGGCCGGGCGGCGGCCCGCCGATGGCGCGGCCAGCAGCCGGCCCCGCAGCGTGCTGGTCCGCAGCACACCGGTGCCCGACGACGCGAGCGCGCCGGTACCGCCCCCGGCGATCGAACGGGCCGCGGAGCCGCCCCCCCATGCAGCACCGCACGACGAAGCGCCATCGGCAGAAACGGCTGCGTCGAGTCCGCATCAGACCCCGTCCCAAACCCCGGCCCTGGCCGGCCCGGCGCTGGCAGGGCCGGATGATGGCGCCGAGTACCTGCCCCGCAGTGCGCTGAGCGTCGTGCCGCAGCCCCTGGGCGAGGTGCTGCTCACCTACCCACCGGGGGCGCCACCCGGCCGCCACCGCGGTGAGCTGACGCTGTTCATCGACGAGCAGGGCAGCGTGCAGCGGGTGCGCATCGACAGCGGCGAGGCCGAACTGCCGGTGGTGTTCCAGGAGGCGGCGCGGCAGGCCTTCCTGGCGGCGCGCTTCACCCCGGGCGAGTTGCAGGGCCGCGCCGTGAAGGCGCGCATGCGCATCGCCGTGGAGTTCGAGGCCACCGAGGCCCCCGAAGGTGCCGAGGACCGCGGGCCGCGCTGA